In Coregonus clupeaformis isolate EN_2021a unplaced genomic scaffold, ASM2061545v1 scaf0007, whole genome shotgun sequence, the sequence TTGGACCACCATCTTTCCTAACGCTGGGCAGTCACGCTCACCACAAGGCCACTGATTTGGTTTCTTATTTTAGTTCCTACCCCTAAAGAGACCCACAGACTTATTTTGATGCATTCTTTCATAAATATTTATTCTTGAACACATTACTATGTTGACTAGACAGGTCAAGAGGTTCCACTGAATGATGTGATCTGACCTACTCATGTCATGGGAGGGGACAGAGCTAGTGGAGACACGCAGAACACATCACGTTTCCATTTGCACAGCTCACACAGTGGATGCATTTCCATGTACAgatgaagtcagaagtttacatacaacttagccaaatacatttaaactcagtttttcataattactgacatttaatcctagtaaaaattccctgtcttaggtcagttaggatcaccactttattttcagaatgtgaaatgtcagaataatagtagagagaatgatttattgcagcttgtatttctttcatcacattcccagtgggtcagaagtttacatacactcaattagtattcggtagcattgcctttaaattgtttaacttgggtcaaacgtttcgggtagcttcCACAAGCTgcccacaataagttgtgtgaatttggcccattcctcctgacagagatggtgtaactgagtcaggtttgtaggcctccttgctcgcacaagctttttcagttctgcccacacattttctataggattgaggtcagggctttgtgatggccactccaataccttgactttgttgtccttaagccattttgccacaactttggaagtatgcttggggtcattgtccaagctttaacttcctgactgatgtcttgagatgttgcttcaatatatccacataattttccttcctcatgatgccatctattttgtgaagtgcaccagtccttcctgcagcaaagcatccccacagcatgatgctgccacccccgtgcttcacagttgggatggtgttcttcggcttgcaagcattctcctttttcctccaaacataacgatggtcattatggccaaacagttctatttttgtttcatcagaccagaggacaattctccaaaaagtcagatctttgtcctcatgtgcagttgcaaaccgtagtctggcttttttatggtggttttggagcagtggcttcttccttgctgagcggcctttcaggttatgtcgatataggacttgttttactgtggatatagatacttttgtacctgtttcctccagcatcttcacaatgtcctttgctgttgttctgagattgatttgcactttttgcaccaaagtacgttcatctctaggagacagaacacatctccttcctgagcggtatgacggctgcgtggtcccatggtgtttatacttgcgtactattgtttgtatagatgaacgtggtaccttcaggcgtttggaaattgctcccaaggatgaaccagacttgtggaggtctacaatttcttttctgaggtcttggctgatttcttttggttttcccatgatgtcaaatgaagaggtactgagtttgaaggtaggccttgaaatacacagctcaaaaaaataaagggaacacttaaacaacacaatgtaactccaagtcaatcacgcttctgtgaaatcaaactgtccacttaggaagcaacactgattgacaataaatttcacatgctgttgtgcaaatggaatagacaacaggtggaaattataggcaattagcaagacacccccaataaaggactggttttgcaagtggtgaccacagaccacttctcagttcctatgcttcctggctgatgttttggtcacttttgagtgctggcggtgctttcactctagtggtagcatgagacagagtctacaacccacacaagtggctcaggtagtgcagctcatccaggatggcacattaatgcgagctgtggcaagaaggtttgctgtgtctgtcagcgtagtgtccagagcatggaggcgctaccagaagacaggccagtacatcaggagacgtggaggaggccgtaggagggcaacaaggagcaggaggagcactgccagagccctgcaaaatgacctccagcaggccacaaatgtgcatgtgtctgctcaaacggtcagaaacagactccatgagggtggtatgagggcccgacgtccacaggtgggggttgtgcttacagcccaacaccgtgcaggatgtttggcatttgccagagcacaccaagattggcaaattcgtcactggcgccctgtgctcttcacagatgaaagcaggttcacactgagcacgtgacagacgtgacagagtctggagacgccgtggagaacgttctgctaccTGCAACATCTTCCAttatgaccggtttggcggtgggtcagtcatggtgtggggtggcatttctttggggggccgcacagccctccatgtgctcgccagaggtagcctgactgccattaggtaccaagatgagatcctcagaccccttgtgagaccatatgctggtgcggttggccctgggttcctcctaatgcaagacaatgctagacctcatgtggctggagtgtgtcagcagttcctgcaagaggaaggcattgatgctatggactggcccgcccgttccccagacctgaatccaattgagcacatctgggacatcatgtctcgctccatccaccaacgccacgttgcaccacagactgtccaagagttggcggatgctttagtccaggtctgggaggagatccctcaggagaccatccgccacctcatcaggagcatgaccagtcgttgtagggaggtcatacaggcacgtggaggccacacacactaccgagcctcattttgacttgttttaaggacattacatcaaagttggatcagcctgtagtgtggtttccactttaattttgagggtgactccaaatccagacctccatgggttgatacatttgatttccattgatcatttttgtgtgattttgttgtcagcacattcaactatgtaaagaaaaaagtatttaataagattatttcattcattcagatctaggatgtgttattttagtgtttcctttattttcttgagcagtgtacatccagaggtacacctccaattgactcaaattatgtcaattagcctatcagaagcttctaaagccatgacatcattttctggaattttccaagctgtttaaaggcacagtcaattttgtgtatgtaaacttctgacccactggaattgtgatacagtgaattataagtgaaataatctgtctgtaaacaattgttggagaaattacttgtgtcatgcacaaagtagatctcctaaccgacttgccaaaactatagttcgttaacaagacatttgtggagtggttgaaaaacaagttttaatggctccaacctaagtgtatgtaaacttccgacttcaactgtaggtagtagagatggggagaaacaatgatGATTGGACAGATATAAACAGGAAGTTTATCTAAAGCATAGACATGCAATAATCGTGTTCTAATTCAACCCCAGGGTGAAAATCTGTGGACAGATTAACAGTCAGGGGGAAGCTTGAAGTTCCTGTCCCTTTTGTTTCACATTTTAAACTTCCCCCATCAGGACTTTTAGACAGAGTAAAGAACAACTCCTTTAACATACCGGTCCAGAGTGCCATCATATCAGGTGGCAACGTCTATCAGGTATAGCGAAAAACAACAGCTACTAAACATGCAACTTGTGTTTCTTCTGGTCTGTTTGTTTGTTAAACCAGGTAAGACCTCTCATATGTTCTACTGTATATTGGTTAATATTAAGTATGTATTGTATTAGGGCAGAATCCTAACTGGAGATCTGCACCGTAACTAAATGTTTTTTGCATGTATCCCTATTTACATAATTTACGCAAAAGTTGAAGTTAAGTGCATGGATCTCAAATTAGGATTTGGGCCTTTAATGATTACAGTCATCACAACAAATGTATTTGCTGTGTCACAGCAAAGAGAaagacaacatttacatttacattttagtcatttagcagacgctcttatccagagcgacttacaggagcaattagggttaagtgccttgctcaaggacacatcaacagatgtttcacctagtcggctcggggattagaaccagcgacctttcggttactggcacaacgctcttaaccactaagctacccatTAAAATATAAGTTGTGACACCAGTTGGTGAGTACAGTGTAGTTAAGGCTAAAAGAGTCAATTTCGTACAGTAAGTGTTCCATTTACAATCGCCCACTCTAACCATTGTCTCATTGTCTCTTTTACCAGCTTTTCTTCAGGCAAAGCTAAGGGTCGAATTGAACTTCCTGATTGGAGCTCCGGTCATGCTTGTTGGTCAGAAAGTCCAAATGCATTGTATGGGATCATTGGATGAGAAGAAATACAGCTGGTACCATCTGAACCAAACCACATCTATGAACAATGACAGTAACCTTCTGACTCTACTTGTCACCACTGAGGACTCTGGAGAATACAAGTGTTCAGGTTATTACAATGGAACAGTGTACTACAGTAATGCTGTACACCTGACAGTAGTAGGTACATGACTGGAAGTTATTCTAAATCATAAAAGTCCCATTAACTTCATAGTTATCAAGAAACAAATAGTTAATTTTCATGGGATGTTTGTGGATGCTAGAATATGGGATTGTGTTTATCAACCTTTTCCACCCACTAATTATTTTCCCGTCCCAGCGGAACATACACAGCCAACACCAAGGCAACCCCAAATAGCTTCCCTGCTTATTTAGAGACACAAAGGGATGGCAGGGACTGCAGTTAAAGCCACATCTCCTGTTGGAAAACCACTAAGACGAGAGAAGCATAGCAGGCAGGGAGTGAGTTGAACAGTTCAGCCAGGCTTCATTCTTTTGACTGGTTTTCACCGGAGCAGAACGTGGCACAGTTATGTGAGTGTTTATAGTAACAGCCCCGCCCCCTGGCTAGGATAATGACCAAGCACTTCCACCCTTCTGCACCCCCCCCCCTATTCTATCCTTCTACAATTTtcatatccccctctccctctcccaccccctctatCCATCTACAATATACCCCCCAAACCACAGTGTGTTCATGGTGTGTCACATGTAGTGCAGTCAGGCTAGAGGGGTATGGATAATGTGGTTGAGGCTAAGTTTATGGGGTCAAACTATGGTTACGTTAATCTTGATTCAAATAAGTGGGTGCTATCTGGAACCTTaatgggttcttcggctgtccccatagaataaccctttttggtttcaggtagaacccgttTGGTTCCAGGAATACGTTttttgtgttccatgtagaactctttccaaagagggttctacctggaacccacaagggttctcctatagggacagccaaagaaccctttggaacccttttctAAGAGTTTAGTCTGGATCTGTAATTTGTGTGTATTTCAGTACCACAAAGTAGTTATCCATGTCCCTTCCTATCTCCCTAGAGAGACTCTCCAATGTGTCTGTGTCATCCACACCCAAGGACCTGGTAACCATGGAGGGGCAGAGTGTCACCCTGTACTGTCAAGccacctcccaccctccctctgtcgTCTGGAGCTGGAGCAGGTTGGATGAGCAGGGTGGGTGGCAGGAAGTGGGCATCGGGCGAGAGCTGACCCTGAGACTGGCAAGGGAGAGTGGGCAGTACTTTTGCCAGGCTCACAGCAAGATCTTGGTCCTGACACAGCAGCAAAAAAGCCCCTTCCACACAGTCTGTATCCTCTACTTCCCCATGACTGGTAATCTACTCATCCATCATAACATCCACCTTGATTCTCATATGTTTCCAATACATTTAGCTTCCTCTCAGCTCAAGATGGAAAACAGCTCAGTTTGAGGAAATGATGAACGATAATGAGATTTGTTCCATTAGTAGAGAATTGCAGCTGATGAGGAAGATGTGTGGTAATGGTGGTGTGAGAGTGACAATGTAccaaaataaaatataatgtaCTGGGATGGTGCCTCTCACATTATCATGTCATTATTCTGGCTTTATAACATTGGATTGCATTTATCAATAGTTGTATGTTGTCGAACCCTACTattcaatgtacactaccagtggacacacctacattgtagaataatagtgaagacatcaaaactatgaaataacacaatttggaatcatgtagtaaccaaaaaagtgttgaacaaatcaaaatatattttatatttgagattcttctaaatagccaccatttgccttgatgacagctttgcacacttgacattctctcaaccagcttcatgaggtactcacctggaatgcatttcaattaacaggtgtgccttcttaaaagttaatttgtggaatttctttccttcttaatgcgtttgagccaatcagctgtgtaaGTGACAAGGAAGAtggacctatttggtaaaataccaagtgcataatatggcaagaacagctcaaataagcaaagagaaaagacagtccatcattactttaagacatgaaggtcagtcaatacggaacatttcaagaagcaaataaatgtttcacagagttcaagtaacagacatatcagaacatcaactgttcagaggagactgtgtgaaatcaggccttcctggtcgaattgctgcaaataaaccactactaaaggacaccaataagaagaagagacttgcttgggccaagaaacacgagcaatggacattagaccggtggaaatgtgtcctttggtctggagtccaaatttgagattttcggTTCCAACCgccctgtctttgtgagacgcggtgtgggtgaatggatgatctccgcatgtgtatttcctaccgtaaagcatggaggaggaggcattatggtgtgggggtgctttgctggtgacactgtctgtgatttatttagaattcaaggcacacttaaccagcatggctaccacagcattctgcatcaATACACCGTcaaatctggtttgggcttagtgggactatcattggtttctcaacaggacaatgacccaacacacctccaagctgtgtaagggctattttaccaagaaggagagtgatggagtgctgcatcagatgacctggcctccacaagatggtatgggatgagtcggaccgcagagtgaaggaaaagcagccaacaagtgctcgcatatgtgggaacttcaagactgttggaaaagcattccaggtgaagctggttgaaagaatgccaagagtgtgcaaagctgtcatcaaggcagtaTCAaggatactttgaagaatctaaaatctaaaatatattttgattggtttaacactacatgattccaaatgtgttatttcatcgttttgatgtcttcactattattcaacaatgtagaaaatagtaaaaataaagaaaagccctggaatgagtaggtgtccaaacttttgactggtactgtatgta encodes:
- the LOC121539702 gene encoding peroxidasin-like protein produces the protein MLVGQKVQMHCMGSLDEKKYSWYHLNQTTSMNNDSNLLTLLVTTEDSGEYKCSGYYNGTVYYSNAVHLTVVERLSNVSVSSTPKDLVTMEGQSVTLYCQATSHPPSVVWSWSRLDEQGGWQEVGIGRELTLRLARESGQYFCQAHSKILVLTQQQKSPFHTVCILYFPMTGNLLIHHNIHLDSHIVYAGVAGLVLVLLSWVLLLLVLLWFWRQRAKERAGQETLAINSAPAKGFTGPAKPPKGRSQPQAQAGDEGEIYMNCGETNQAYSDLCPAYMTGDDTYATLG